In a single window of the Pseudogemmatithrix spongiicola genome:
- a CDS encoding MlaE family ABC transporter permease, with amino-acid sequence MFETVGKGLRMGLGTIGTASRLTAESARALRDVPTWRPNFAQQAKQLGVDSLPIGMLIAGFTGIVLALLASYSFTGAVPRYLVGTLVQKTIMMELAPVLTGLALAGRVGANIAAEIGTMRVTEQVDALETLGYDPVAYLVVPRVLAGVLMFPVVVGAAMAVGMLAGWMASLLLLGLSTPEFLKGVRLFFDTFDVRYGLVKAASFGFAVTILASAAGLRTRGGAQGVGGAATRAVVQSCVMILVLDAFWAMVWLLGRAR; translated from the coding sequence GTGTTCGAGACGGTAGGCAAAGGGCTCCGGATGGGGCTCGGGACGATCGGCACGGCGAGCCGCCTCACGGCGGAATCGGCGCGCGCGCTGCGTGACGTCCCGACCTGGCGACCGAACTTCGCGCAGCAGGCCAAGCAGCTCGGCGTGGACTCGCTGCCGATCGGCATGCTCATCGCCGGCTTCACGGGCATCGTGCTGGCGCTGCTCGCGAGCTACAGCTTCACGGGTGCGGTGCCGCGGTATCTCGTGGGCACGCTGGTACAGAAGACGATCATGATGGAGCTGGCGCCGGTGCTCACCGGCCTCGCGCTGGCGGGCCGGGTGGGGGCCAACATCGCCGCCGAGATCGGGACGATGCGCGTGACGGAGCAGGTGGACGCGCTTGAGACCCTGGGCTACGACCCGGTGGCGTACCTCGTGGTGCCACGCGTGCTGGCCGGCGTGCTGATGTTCCCCGTGGTGGTCGGTGCGGCGATGGCCGTGGGCATGCTGGCCGGCTGGATGGCCTCGCTGCTGCTGCTGGGCCTGTCGACGCCGGAGTTCCTGAAGGGCGTCCGGTTGTTCTTCGACACCTTCGACGTGCGCTATGGCTTGGTGAAGGCGGCGAGCTTCGGCTTCGCGGTGACGATCCTGGCGAGCGCGGCGGGCCTGCGGACGCGCGGCGGGGCGCAGGGCGTGGGTGGCGCGGCGACGCGCGCGGTGGTGCAGTCTTGCGTGATGATCCTCGTCCTCGACGCATTCTGGGCGATGGTGTGGCTACTCGGGAGAGCACGATGA
- a CDS encoding MlaD family protein, translating into MSKRRNDWLVGLTVLSTMLVLIAGTMYLQQADLGARRTSISARFRDVGNMQVGNGVVIRGVNAGRIERISLAEKGWVVAEMKLNEGITLPSDPVVLIQAATLFGEWQAVITARSAAPGIREVAMQLEDTVGAPAATLPGGVLPDIAQLTSVAGGIAGNVASVAERVRVAFDDSAARELRGTIRNFNAMSTQLTRTVREQSRNLDSVAVDVRVGANELARGMGNFQRSIARLDSATSRGEVERIIGETQQAAINLRQVSERLATMSASLERSEASLRGALGKADTILGRIERGEGSLGLMVNNPSLYNNSDSLVIDLRSLIADFRRNPKRYINLSIF; encoded by the coding sequence ATGAGCAAGCGGCGGAACGACTGGCTCGTGGGCCTGACGGTGCTGAGCACGATGCTCGTGCTCATCGCGGGCACCATGTACCTCCAACAGGCGGATCTCGGAGCGCGACGCACGTCCATCAGCGCGCGCTTCCGCGACGTCGGCAACATGCAGGTCGGCAACGGCGTGGTGATCCGCGGCGTCAACGCGGGTCGCATCGAACGCATTTCGCTGGCCGAGAAGGGCTGGGTGGTGGCGGAGATGAAGCTCAACGAGGGCATCACGCTCCCCTCGGATCCCGTGGTGCTCATCCAGGCGGCGACGCTGTTCGGCGAATGGCAGGCGGTGATCACGGCGCGCAGCGCGGCGCCGGGCATCCGCGAAGTCGCGATGCAGCTCGAGGATACGGTGGGCGCTCCGGCCGCGACCCTGCCGGGCGGCGTGCTGCCGGACATCGCGCAGCTCACGTCCGTCGCGGGCGGCATCGCCGGCAACGTGGCCTCCGTGGCCGAGCGCGTGCGCGTCGCCTTCGACGACAGCGCCGCCCGCGAGCTGCGCGGGACGATCCGCAACTTCAACGCGATGTCCACGCAGCTCACGCGCACGGTTCGCGAGCAGTCGCGCAACCTCGACTCGGTGGCCGTCGACGTGCGAGTAGGGGCCAACGAACTGGCGCGCGGCATGGGCAACTTCCAGCGCTCGATCGCCCGCCTCGACTCCGCCACCTCGCGCGGCGAGGTGGAACGCATCATCGGCGAGACCCAGCAGGCGGCCATCAACCTGCGGCAGGTGAGCGAACGGCTGGCGACGATGTCCGCGTCCCTCGAACGCAGCGAAGCCTCGTTGCGCGGTGCCCTCGGCAAGGCCGATACCATCCTTGGGCGCATCGAGCGCGGCGAGGGCTCGCTGGGTCTGATGGTCAACAACCCGTCCCTGTACAACAACTCGGACTCGCTGGTCATC